The Corynebacterium poyangense genome includes a window with the following:
- a CDS encoding HRDC domain-containing protein, which yields MSSTSEEADSIPLLTAPTQSNFPLFHTPTGFRQAASLLQQGRGPIAVDTERASGYRYDDRAFLIQLKRQDSGIILLDPEVHRDAFREILSPVLSQQSWIIHAAHTDLPCLAWLGCHPTELFDTELAGRLAGFSKVNLSDMCATVLGFRLAKGYGAEDWSTRPLPKDWLVYAALDVEPLLDLADAMMLLLERQGRWEYALEECEYVRRSHAHIQQPPMRSWCDERGIESLTTPRQLVIAQALWKERERLAKTRDQSPGRILRSATLIDIARPMASSPQQMKNIRGVGRQAPRWWKVQQRALSTDPTTWPQPKRSSRRGAPSTKSWRHYHPESFEDFLHCRAKVEEVAGRLNIPTENLLSPTVLRELLWEILHHRRIKSPEQARSFLHAHGARRWQIELCQPALYTICREYGPR from the coding sequence ATGAGCTCTACCAGCGAAGAAGCTGATTCTATCCCCCTATTAACGGCTCCTACTCAATCAAACTTTCCGCTATTTCACACCCCTACGGGTTTTCGCCAGGCTGCCTCACTCCTCCAACAAGGCCGTGGCCCTATTGCTGTCGATACTGAACGCGCCTCGGGATACCGCTATGATGATCGCGCTTTTCTCATTCAACTCAAACGCCAAGACAGCGGGATTATTCTGCTTGACCCAGAAGTTCACCGGGATGCGTTCCGCGAGATTCTTTCTCCTGTTTTAAGTCAACAATCCTGGATCATCCATGCCGCACACACTGATCTCCCGTGCTTGGCTTGGCTGGGCTGCCACCCCACCGAATTATTTGATACCGAACTTGCCGGACGACTAGCCGGCTTCTCAAAGGTGAATCTTTCTGATATGTGCGCCACGGTACTGGGGTTCCGATTAGCCAAGGGATACGGCGCGGAAGACTGGTCAACCCGGCCACTACCGAAAGACTGGCTAGTATATGCCGCCCTGGACGTCGAGCCGCTGCTCGACCTCGCTGATGCTATGATGCTGCTTCTTGAGCGCCAGGGACGATGGGAATATGCCCTGGAAGAATGTGAATATGTGCGACGCTCACATGCGCACATTCAGCAACCACCAATGCGATCCTGGTGCGATGAGCGTGGAATCGAGTCCTTAACAACACCGCGTCAACTCGTCATAGCCCAGGCCTTGTGGAAGGAACGAGAACGCCTAGCGAAAACAAGAGACCAGTCGCCGGGGCGAATTTTACGTTCTGCAACATTAATCGACATCGCGCGTCCCATGGCTTCTTCTCCCCAGCAGATGAAGAATATTCGGGGCGTAGGTCGGCAGGCTCCCCGCTGGTGGAAAGTTCAACAAAGGGCCTTATCTACTGATCCCACCACCTGGCCCCAACCGAAGCGATCCAGCCGGCGCGGGGCACCTTCCACAAAATCTTGGCGGCACTACCATCCAGAGAGTTTCGAGGATTTTCTGCATTGTCGCGCCAAGGTGGAAGAAGTGGCTGGCCGGCTTAATATTCCCACCGAGAACCTTCTTAGCCCCACCGTACTGCGGGAACTATTGTGGGAGATACTTCATCATCGCCGGATAAAATCCCCCGAGCAGGCTCGGTCTTTCCTCCATGCTCATGGTGCTCGACGCTGGCAAATCGAACTCTGCCAGCCAGCACTATACACAATCTGTCGGGAATACGGTCCGCGCTAA
- the msrB gene encoding peptide-methionine (R)-S-oxide reductase MsrB: protein MTDFQFMSDAQWRKRLSAEEFRVLRQAGTEPPFTGEYTDTTTTGVYRCRACGYELFRSSEKFSSHCGWPSFFSPLAGDRVIERADTSLGMLRTEVLCARCHSHLGHVFTGEGYDTPTDMRYCINSICLTLEPAESESDDPKD from the coding sequence ATGACTGATTTTCAGTTTATGTCCGACGCCCAGTGGCGGAAACGCCTCAGCGCCGAGGAATTCCGAGTGCTTCGTCAGGCTGGCACAGAGCCACCTTTTACCGGGGAATACACCGATACCACAACAACGGGGGTCTATCGTTGTCGGGCCTGTGGCTATGAACTTTTTCGGAGTTCGGAAAAATTCTCTTCCCATTGTGGCTGGCCTTCATTCTTCTCGCCTCTCGCCGGGGATCGAGTTATTGAACGAGCCGACACCTCGCTAGGGATGCTCAGAACAGAGGTGCTCTGCGCCAGGTGTCATTCCCACTTGGGGCATGTATTTACTGGGGAGGGTTATGATACTCCCACAGATATGCGTTATTGCATCAATTCTATTTGTTTAACGCTGGAACCAGCGGAATCAGAAAGTGATGATCCCAAGGACTGA
- a CDS encoding DUF3093 domain-containing protein gives MEKAETLYEERQWIPWYWWIFAALVVALISAQLGHNRSLAWYIVPATLLGALILWWFLSISSTRIRVFQDHQGGRWLQAGKAILPASVVSRSLAVPASAKRNAMGRQLDPAAFVVSHGWVKEMVMLVLDDPEDPTPYWLVGTKNPRAVLEHFLPDQADEAIKHFPQ, from the coding sequence ATGGAAAAAGCAGAAACTTTATACGAGGAAAGGCAGTGGATTCCCTGGTACTGGTGGATTTTCGCTGCGCTGGTGGTTGCTCTCATTAGTGCCCAACTCGGGCATAACCGTTCCCTAGCTTGGTATATTGTCCCGGCTACCCTCTTAGGTGCGCTCATCCTCTGGTGGTTTTTGAGCATATCCTCCACCAGGATTCGGGTTTTCCAAGACCATCAAGGCGGACGGTGGCTTCAAGCAGGTAAGGCCATCCTGCCAGCGTCGGTGGTGTCGCGTTCCCTCGCAGTTCCGGCATCTGCTAAACGAAATGCGATGGGAAGACAACTTGATCCTGCAGCTTTTGTCGTATCACATGGCTGGGTAAAAGAGATGGTAATGTTAGTGCTCGATGACCCCGAGGACCCAACCCCCTATTGGCTGGTGGGGACCAAAAATCCGCGAGCTGTGCTGGAACACTTCCTCCCTGACCAGGCAGATGAAGCTATCAAGCACTTTCCTCAGTAG
- a CDS encoding DUF3710 domain-containing protein: MSWFRRKNAAAKNVEEENTAIPDEANPVDSDPAEEPGIHDVDHDAVSGDVGPFDGDSVNIADCDFSDFSEAVLDLGSIKIPLPKDSQVQVELGPQGPQSIHIVTRVGRITPAVFAAPRSEGLWRKATVDIRESMREQGLEPRIEQGPWGREVVTEQDGNQIRLLGVDGPRWMLRFTAAGPEHSSAELAELSREVAARTFVYRGDNPVLAGNSLPVVLPEVLSDQVRQEMQRRAQQHQQGQA; this comes from the coding sequence ATGAGTTGGTTTAGGCGGAAAAACGCTGCTGCGAAGAATGTGGAAGAAGAAAACACGGCGATACCGGACGAGGCGAATCCGGTCGACAGTGATCCTGCCGAAGAACCCGGTATTCATGACGTGGATCATGATGCGGTGAGCGGTGACGTCGGACCCTTTGATGGCGACTCAGTAAATATCGCAGACTGTGATTTTAGTGACTTTTCTGAAGCAGTTTTAGATTTAGGCAGTATCAAAATTCCGCTGCCAAAAGATTCTCAGGTGCAGGTTGAACTCGGTCCCCAAGGACCGCAATCTATTCATATTGTTACCCGAGTAGGCCGGATCACCCCGGCTGTTTTTGCCGCTCCTCGCTCTGAAGGGCTATGGCGTAAAGCTACCGTGGATATCCGGGAAAGTATGCGAGAGCAAGGTTTAGAGCCGCGTATTGAACAAGGCCCGTGGGGTCGTGAAGTCGTCACCGAACAAGATGGGAACCAGATCCGGCTCCTGGGGGTTGATGGGCCTCGTTGGATGCTGCGTTTCACGGCTGCAGGACCGGAACACAGCAGCGCGGAACTAGCTGAATTATCCAGAGAGGTAGCGGCGCGCACTTTTGTTTACCGCGGGGACAATCCCGTATTGGCCGGAAATTCACTACCTGTGGTGCTACCTGAGGTACTCAGTGATCAAGTACGGCAAGAGATGCAACGTCGGGCTCAACAACACCAACAGGGGCAAGCCTAA
- the dut gene encoding dUTP diphosphatase encodes MRTEHSGDTPALTVQIKRLDPDLPLPQRAHRGDAGVDLRSSEDVIIPPGHRALVGTGIAIALPLGTVGLIHPRSGLAAKHGLSIVNTPGTIDADYRGELKVCLINHDVAEDIHIERGMRIAQLVVQKVELCDFEEVCELDATERGAGGYGSTGVE; translated from the coding sequence ATGAGAACAGAGCACAGTGGAGACACACCGGCGTTGACGGTACAGATTAAACGCTTGGATCCTGACTTACCCTTACCTCAACGAGCGCACCGGGGCGATGCGGGGGTAGATCTTCGGTCCTCCGAAGACGTCATCATTCCGCCGGGGCATCGTGCCCTGGTAGGAACCGGTATTGCCATAGCGTTGCCGCTCGGAACGGTGGGACTTATTCATCCCCGTTCGGGGCTAGCTGCTAAACACGGACTTTCTATCGTTAATACCCCAGGGACAATTGATGCTGATTATCGTGGGGAATTAAAGGTGTGTTTGATTAATCATGATGTCGCAGAAGATATTCATATAGAACGTGGGATGCGGATTGCTCAGCTGGTGGTGCAAAAAGTTGAATTGTGTGATTTTGAGGAAGTCTGTGAACTAGATGCTACAGAGCGCGGTGCGGGAGGATATGGTTCCACCGGGGTGGAATAG
- a CDS encoding class I SAM-dependent RNA methyltransferase, with product MPSTPQDLHPGQEKELSITRMAHGGEGIALLDGRVVFVRGAYPGDVLKAEITRVKKNFARAEIREVIQDSEMRVPQRCPATAAGAGCCDFGDLDPTREAQLKKEILADQVGRLARGIHRPPIEVIDLTPKDGWRTRVRLRVAGSGLAGFRAPKSTDIITGYSCAQISDEVCGDILAPDGRRFEPGTEIIIALDSQGQRHIVESRKAPRGRRVEKVERVVEGSGVARQQVMAKTFDVPATAFWQAHMNAAGCYSGLLYTWLLEEVEDLAIRGPHPVAWDLYGGVGLFVPVLGEVLGRDTSIHSVELSPSARCPQPGLADYQVTFHNTRVEKAVSTLQKPDVVVLDPPRTGAGKDVVNKVAASRPQLVIHIGCDPATFARDMKTWAENGYRMRRMTMVNAFPGTHHFEILSLFDREN from the coding sequence ATGCCCAGCACTCCTCAAGACCTCCACCCTGGCCAAGAAAAAGAACTGAGCATTACTCGGATGGCCCATGGAGGGGAGGGAATAGCCCTTCTTGATGGTCGGGTGGTTTTTGTCCGTGGAGCCTATCCCGGAGATGTCCTCAAAGCGGAGATCACTCGAGTAAAGAAGAATTTTGCTCGGGCAGAGATCCGTGAGGTTATCCAAGATTCTGAGATGCGGGTGCCGCAACGCTGCCCAGCAACTGCTGCTGGTGCAGGCTGCTGTGACTTTGGGGACCTTGATCCCACTCGAGAAGCTCAGCTGAAGAAAGAAATTTTAGCTGATCAGGTGGGAAGGTTGGCCCGTGGTATTCATCGCCCCCCAATTGAGGTCATTGACCTAACCCCTAAAGATGGGTGGCGAACGAGAGTGAGGTTGAGAGTGGCAGGCAGTGGGTTAGCGGGTTTTCGGGCTCCCAAATCCACCGACATCATTACTGGCTACTCCTGCGCTCAGATCAGCGACGAGGTGTGTGGCGATATTTTGGCGCCCGACGGCAGGCGTTTTGAACCGGGAACTGAAATTATTATTGCCCTAGATAGCCAGGGGCAACGTCATATTGTTGAGTCCAGAAAAGCCCCGCGAGGACGACGCGTAGAAAAAGTAGAACGCGTTGTGGAAGGTAGTGGAGTAGCGCGACAACAGGTTATGGCGAAAACCTTTGACGTTCCTGCGACGGCATTTTGGCAAGCCCATATGAACGCTGCCGGGTGCTATTCCGGTTTGTTATACACCTGGCTACTCGAAGAGGTAGAGGATTTAGCTATTCGAGGTCCGCATCCAGTGGCATGGGACCTCTATGGAGGGGTTGGACTTTTTGTACCGGTTTTAGGAGAAGTACTGGGGCGTGACACAAGTATTCATTCCGTGGAGCTTTCTCCTTCAGCTAGGTGCCCCCAGCCGGGTTTGGCTGATTATCAGGTGACTTTCCACAACACTAGAGTCGAAAAAGCGGTGTCCACCTTGCAGAAACCAGATGTAGTGGTGTTAGATCCGCCTCGAACGGGTGCGGGGAAAGATGTGGTCAACAAGGTGGCAGCATCACGACCACAACTGGTCATTCACATTGGTTGTGATCCTGCGACCTTTGCGCGCGATATGAAAACCTGGGCCGAGAATGGATACCGGATGAGGCGAATGACAATGGTCAACGCGTTTCCAGGAACACATCACTTTGAGATTCTCAGTTTATTCGACAGGGAAAATTAA
- a CDS encoding glycosyltransferase family 87 protein: MTTHVMDFYRNWQASSTTIDTRHGNSLGEESLFPHRQHRVVNSILWPLAIITILYTVFIHSLNRAVTDDFTTVYSALRRMWQGVPVYNENYEHVNPHYLYNPGATLLLSPLGVLTHFDITRAGFILLNAVAIILALILIARMVRLSLRSPLIPLLLFAAFITESVINTLGFSNINGVLLLLMAVFLHALLANHQLRAGLALGLAILIKPLFAPLLFLSFARGHWLTLISALATPVLCNLIAWPLVPGASDYLHIVTPYLAETRDYANASLPGFAVYFGMPGWMEKAWFLVFAALIAWSVIILLRWRNIAPTMWAFSTSGILLTGVFLLSSLGQMYYSMLLFPMIATVFLPRSLMHTWPMWLGTCLVLAPWSWESDLSATFTRWAPVFVATVGWSVIICSTAATLSVWWREEKKQP, from the coding sequence GTGACGACCCACGTGATGGATTTTTATCGTAACTGGCAGGCATCATCGACAACCATCGACACCCGCCACGGAAATTCCCTCGGAGAGGAATCTCTGTTTCCTCATCGCCAGCATCGAGTTGTCAATAGTATTCTGTGGCCGCTGGCCATCATCACTATCCTCTACACGGTATTTATCCATTCCCTCAACCGGGCAGTGACCGATGATTTTACAACGGTTTATTCCGCTCTTCGCCGGATGTGGCAAGGGGTTCCGGTTTATAACGAGAATTACGAACACGTCAATCCCCACTATCTCTACAATCCCGGCGCTACCCTCCTCCTCTCCCCATTAGGCGTTCTTACTCACTTTGACATCACCCGCGCTGGGTTTATTCTCCTCAACGCCGTCGCTATCATCCTGGCTTTAATCCTGATTGCCCGCATGGTCAGACTGAGCCTCCGCTCACCGCTTATTCCGCTGCTTCTCTTCGCAGCATTTATCACCGAATCAGTCATCAACACCCTCGGTTTTTCCAATATCAACGGAGTACTGCTCCTTCTCATGGCGGTTTTTCTCCACGCTCTTCTCGCCAACCACCAACTCCGCGCCGGCCTCGCCCTCGGTCTCGCAATCTTAATTAAGCCCCTTTTCGCCCCCCTCCTTTTCCTTTCTTTCGCTCGAGGCCACTGGCTCACCCTCATCAGCGCTCTAGCCACCCCGGTCCTATGCAACCTTATCGCCTGGCCGCTAGTTCCTGGAGCCTCCGATTATCTCCACATTGTCACTCCGTATCTCGCCGAAACCAGAGACTACGCCAATGCATCGCTTCCGGGGTTCGCAGTGTACTTTGGGATGCCTGGATGGATGGAAAAGGCGTGGTTCCTCGTCTTCGCCGCCCTAATCGCCTGGTCAGTCATCATCTTGCTCAGATGGCGAAACATCGCCCCAACCATGTGGGCCTTCAGCACCTCCGGGATTCTACTCACCGGGGTTTTTCTGCTCTCTTCCCTCGGGCAAATGTATTACTCCATGCTTCTCTTCCCGATGATCGCAACGGTATTCCTGCCTCGCAGCCTGATGCACACCTGGCCCATGTGGCTCGGAACTTGCCTCGTCCTAGCACCATGGAGCTGGGAGTCAGATCTCTCAGCTACCTTCACCCGCTGGGCTCCGGTATTCGTCGCCACCGTGGGCTGGTCAGTGATTATTTGCTCTACGGCAGCTACCCTCAGTGTGTGGTGGAGAGAGGAGAAGAAACAACCATGA
- the hemQ gene encoding hydrogen peroxide-dependent heme synthase, whose translation MVAKLDFDKLNAMQRYSQWVTFRAIPGALGSEREALIEQTRQFFQELSEAGLVTVRGIYDLTGIRAEADLMIWWHAEEFTQLQEALSRFRRDTVLGQALELNWIGNGMHRPAEFNKSHLPSFIMGEDPGRWITVYPFVRSYDWYLMDPQDRRKILAEHGAAARDFADVRANTIESFALGDYEWMLAFEAPSLDRIVDLMHKMRYTKARLHVRKEIPFFTGRRIDDVAEVIDILP comes from the coding sequence ATCGTGGCTAAGCTGGATTTTGACAAACTTAACGCCATGCAACGGTACTCACAATGGGTGACGTTCCGGGCTATCCCTGGAGCACTGGGAAGTGAGCGTGAGGCACTCATTGAGCAAACGCGCCAATTCTTCCAGGAGCTATCCGAGGCAGGACTGGTTACCGTTCGGGGCATTTATGACCTCACTGGGATCCGCGCTGAAGCTGATCTCATGATTTGGTGGCACGCTGAAGAATTCACCCAACTCCAAGAAGCACTATCTCGTTTCCGTCGAGATACCGTCCTAGGGCAGGCTCTAGAGCTGAATTGGATTGGCAATGGGATGCACCGACCCGCAGAGTTCAATAAGTCCCATCTTCCGAGCTTTATCATGGGTGAGGATCCAGGCCGCTGGATCACGGTTTATCCCTTTGTCCGTTCTTATGACTGGTATCTCATGGATCCTCAAGACCGACGCAAGATTCTGGCCGAGCACGGGGCAGCAGCTCGAGATTTCGCTGATGTACGGGCAAACACCATTGAGTCTTTTGCCTTAGGTGATTATGAGTGGATGCTAGCTTTTGAGGCACCCAGCCTAGACCGCATTGTCGACTTGATGCACAAGATGCGTTACACCAAGGCCCGCCTACATGTTCGTAAAGAAATCCCATTTTTCACCGGACGCCGGATAGATGACGTAGCAGAAGTCATCGACATTCTGCCCTAG
- a CDS encoding DUF4193 family protein: MSSEDTLSLEGLRAHEAENSSLNDDGEVVEPLQLDPRDIGDEEIKLSLKPRQSNEFTCSECFLVQNKSRISHVEPDGSMICQDCD, translated from the coding sequence ATGAGCAGTGAAGACACCCTGTCCCTGGAGGGACTTCGGGCACATGAAGCTGAAAACTCTTCTCTCAACGACGACGGCGAAGTGGTTGAGCCGTTGCAGTTGGATCCACGGGATATTGGTGATGAGGAAATTAAACTCAGCCTCAAGCCCCGACAATCCAATGAATTTACCTGTTCAGAGTGTTTCCTGGTCCAGAATAAGAGCCGGATTTCCCACGTGGAACCAGATGGTTCCATGATCTGTCAGGACTGCGACTAA
- the dxs gene encoding 1-deoxy-D-xylulose-5-phosphate synthase: MDVLAGIHCPEDLRRLSTAELETLAQEIREFLIEHVAATGGHLGPNLGVVELSIALHRVFDSPREPIIFDTSHQSYVHKILTGRAEKFESLRQKGGLSGYTSRSESEHDWTESSHASAALSYADGLSKAKVLQGRAKDNVIAVVGDGALTGGMCWEALNNIAADQHRNVVIVVNDNGRSYAPTIGGFAENLAQLRMQPVYDSVMEHGKNTLNNMGWVGRRTFEALHAFKEGVKSTVLPGEMFPELGMKYVGPVDGHDLEAVEEALTYAHDFSGPIIVHVVTEKGRGFAPAEADTAELMHTTGVIDPVTGEPKTTAEPGWTPVFSDELVAIAEERKDVIAITAAMAGPTGLLPFKDRFPDRFFDVGIAEQHAVTSAAGLALGGMKPVVALYSTFLNRAIDQLIMDVGLIRQPVTLVLDRAGITGNDGASHNGIWDISLTSVIPGMRIAAPRDGQQLKELLREAVAFEEGPSVVRFPKGSVPADTPAQRRYADGVDVLAHIPSPGEDEGALKVLLIGTGTFSVNLADIADDIAHEGVEVTVIDPRWICPIPDTVVDLARAHDLVITAEDGMIHGGFGSLVSETLSEHGIDVPRRSLGFPAIYPDHASRGEMLADLGLDSAGMKKRILAWIKDLA; encoded by the coding sequence ATGGATGTTCTCGCAGGGATTCATTGTCCGGAAGATCTGCGACGGTTATCGACCGCAGAGCTTGAGACTCTTGCCCAAGAAATTCGTGAATTTCTCATCGAGCACGTGGCAGCAACCGGGGGGCACTTGGGTCCGAATCTCGGGGTCGTAGAACTTAGTATCGCCTTGCACCGGGTTTTTGATTCTCCCCGAGAACCCATCATTTTTGACACCAGTCACCAATCTTATGTCCACAAAATCCTGACTGGTCGGGCCGAGAAATTTGAGTCACTCAGGCAAAAAGGCGGATTGTCCGGATATACCTCGCGGTCTGAAAGCGAGCATGATTGGACCGAATCCTCTCATGCCTCAGCGGCTTTAAGCTATGCTGACGGGCTGAGTAAAGCCAAGGTGTTACAGGGCCGTGCCAAAGATAATGTTATTGCCGTGGTGGGCGACGGTGCCTTGACCGGTGGCATGTGCTGGGAGGCGCTGAATAATATCGCGGCTGATCAACACCGCAACGTAGTCATCGTGGTCAACGACAATGGGCGGAGTTACGCTCCGACGATCGGTGGATTTGCGGAGAATTTGGCCCAGTTAAGAATGCAGCCGGTTTATGACAGCGTCATGGAACATGGCAAAAACACCTTGAACAATATGGGATGGGTTGGACGTCGAACTTTTGAGGCACTCCACGCTTTTAAAGAAGGCGTGAAATCGACCGTTTTGCCCGGTGAAATGTTCCCTGAACTGGGAATGAAGTATGTTGGTCCGGTTGATGGACATGATTTGGAGGCGGTTGAAGAAGCATTAACGTATGCGCATGATTTCTCCGGGCCGATTATTGTCCACGTGGTCACCGAAAAGGGGCGTGGATTTGCTCCGGCAGAAGCCGACACGGCGGAACTTATGCACACCACTGGGGTGATTGACCCGGTGACTGGGGAACCAAAAACGACTGCTGAACCAGGCTGGACCCCAGTTTTTAGTGATGAGTTGGTGGCCATTGCAGAAGAACGCAAGGACGTTATCGCCATCACTGCTGCGATGGCTGGGCCTACTGGATTGTTGCCATTTAAAGACCGCTTTCCAGACCGGTTCTTTGATGTGGGAATTGCCGAGCAACATGCGGTCACCTCTGCCGCGGGCCTTGCCCTAGGGGGAATGAAACCGGTGGTGGCCCTATACTCCACCTTTTTGAACCGAGCCATTGATCAACTCATCATGGATGTTGGGTTGATCCGTCAACCAGTGACGTTGGTCCTGGACCGGGCAGGGATCACGGGCAACGATGGTGCCAGCCATAATGGCATCTGGGATATTTCCCTCACCTCGGTGATTCCGGGGATGAGAATCGCTGCTCCGCGTGATGGGCAACAACTCAAAGAACTGTTAAGAGAAGCCGTTGCTTTTGAGGAGGGCCCCAGCGTGGTTCGCTTCCCCAAGGGATCTGTTCCGGCAGACACCCCGGCACAACGACGGTATGCAGATGGCGTTGATGTCCTGGCCCACATACCTTCGCCGGGAGAGGATGAGGGTGCTCTTAAGGTTCTGCTCATCGGTACAGGGACTTTTTCCGTCAACCTCGCAGACATCGCAGACGACATTGCCCATGAAGGAGTCGAGGTTACCGTGATTGATCCGCGGTGGATATGCCCCATCCCGGATACGGTGGTAGACCTTGCGCGTGCTCATGATCTAGTCATTACCGCAGAAGACGGCATGATCCACGGGGGATTTGGAAGCCTAGTGAGTGAAACTCTCAGTGAACATGGCATTGATGTGCCACGCAGATCTCTCGGATTTCCTGCTATCTATCCAGATCACGCCTCCCGCGGGGAAATGCTTGCAGATCTGGGATTAGATTCAGCGGGGATGAAAAAACGCATCCTCGCCTGGATTAAAGATCTGGCCTAG
- a CDS encoding DUF3000 domain-containing protein, with the protein MINQDAISQSAQDTDEKTAIPARFTAAVESMHAAQLRPEVTLGTIRPPQRLAPFSHAVGLEIDPEISETHGDAFGRLILLHDPKAEEAWDGSMRLVAYIQADMDDELASDPMLPDVAWQWLQEGLSEAGAQYSNLGGTVTATASVRFGEIGGPPRNYQVEMRASWTAAGSEELRTHVEGFSQVLTQVAGLPPEGVRSLHR; encoded by the coding sequence GTGATCAACCAGGACGCAATCTCTCAGTCCGCTCAGGACACTGATGAGAAAACTGCTATTCCCGCTCGGTTTACTGCCGCCGTGGAATCTATGCACGCTGCTCAACTTCGGCCTGAGGTGACACTAGGAACCATTCGGCCTCCTCAACGACTAGCTCCATTTAGTCATGCGGTGGGTCTAGAAATTGATCCTGAAATCAGTGAAACCCACGGCGATGCTTTTGGTCGTCTGATCTTGCTTCATGACCCGAAAGCCGAGGAAGCGTGGGATGGTTCTATGCGTCTGGTGGCTTATATTCAAGCCGATATGGATGATGAGTTAGCCTCAGACCCGATGCTGCCCGATGTGGCCTGGCAGTGGCTTCAAGAAGGCCTCTCCGAGGCGGGCGCCCAATACTCCAATCTCGGCGGCACTGTCACAGCAACAGCGTCAGTACGGTTCGGAGAGATTGGTGGTCCGCCCCGAAACTACCAGGTAGAAATGCGGGCTTCCTGGACAGCCGCAGGGTCTGAAGAACTACGCACCCATGTGGAGGGTTTTTCCCAGGTGCTCACCCAAGTCGCAGGTCTTCCTCCTGAAGGAGTTCGCAGTCTTCACCGATGA